The following coding sequences are from one Acipenser ruthenus chromosome 7, fAciRut3.2 maternal haplotype, whole genome shotgun sequence window:
- the LOC117415796 gene encoding KRR1 small subunit processome component homolog, giving the protein MASSTEADGVRANSAQTHGTNKSKRKANKVDESDLLTVPEGWKEKPFTAEDNPRGLLEGSSFATLFPKYREAYLKECWPLVQKALGDCEIKATLDLIEGSMTVGTSRKTFDPYAIIRARDLIKLLARSVPFEQAVRILQDDMACDIIKIGSLVRNRERFVKRRQRLIGPKGSTLKALELLTSCYVMVQGNTVSALGPYNGLKEVRKVVLDTMKNVHPIYNIKTLMIKRELSKDPELRMQSWERFLPNFKHKNLSKRKEPKKKTVKREYTPFPPPQPESQMDKELATGEFFLRESQKRRKKLEEIKVKQAEALTKKQEERNKAFIPPKEKPAVKTKRAPTETKIDIEAIKDKVKKAKNKKLGAPPVNRAAETASASVKKKTKRS; this is encoded by the exons ATGGCGTCTTCCACAGAAGCGGACGGCGTGAGGGCTAACTCTGCACAGACACATGGAACTAATAAATCAAAAAGGAAAGCAAATAAAG TTGATGAATCAGACCTGTTGACCGTGCCAGAGGGATGGAAAGAAAAACCATTTACAGCAGAGGACAACCCAAGGGGTTTACTGGAAGGAAGCAGCTTTGCCACTCTATTTCCCAAATACAGAGAAGCCTACTTAAAGGAGTGCTGGCCACTGGTGCAAAAAGCACTGGGGGACTGT gaAATTAAAGCAACTCTAGATTTGATTGAGGGCAGCATGACCGTCGGCACCAGTAGAAAGACCTTTGATCCATATGCCATTATAAGAGCTAGAGACTTGATAAAGCTGCTGGCAAGAAGTGTTCCTTTTGAACAG gCCGTGCGTATTCTTCAAGATGACATGGCGTGTGACATCATTAAAATTGGCTCTTTAGTAAGAAACAGAGAGAGATTTGTGAAAAGACGACAGAGATTGATTGGTCCAAAAGGATCCACCCTGAAG GCGCTTGAACTTTTGACAAGCTGTTATGTTATGGTTCAGGGGAACACTGTGTCTGCCTTGGGGCCATACAATGGGTTAAAGGAA gttagaAAAGTAGTACTGGACACAATGAAGAACGTTCACCCGATATACAACATCAAG ACGTTAATGATCAAGCGTGAGTTGTCAAAAGATCCAGAGCTCAGAATGCAGAGCTGGGAGAGATTCCTGCCCAACTTCAAACATAAAAACCTGAGCAAACGCAAGGAGCCCAAGAAGAAGACAGTTAAGAGGGAGTATACGCCATTCCCACCGCCACAGCCAGAGAGCCAG ATGGACAAAGAGTTAGCAACTGGTGAATTCTTCCTCCGAGAAAGTCAGAAGAGAAGGAAGAAGTTGGAGGAAATAAAG gtgaAACAAGCTGAAGCTTTAACTAAGAAGCAAGAAGAACGGAACAAAGCATTTATTCCTCCTAAAGAGAAACCGGCTGTGAAAACAAAGAGAG CTCCTACTGAAACCAAAATTGACATTGAAGCCATCAAAGACAAAGTCAAGAAAGCCAAGAATAAGAAGCTGGGTGCTCCCCCAGTTAACAGAGCAGCTGAGACTGCTTCTGCAAGTGTAAAGAAAAAGACGAAAAGGAGCTAG
- the LOC117415797 gene encoding uncharacterized protein LOC117415797 — translation MGVTSSQQVLIAFSLVMFAFVIFPRMSGGGTKDARAFDAHQPRKVELGPGRGHHSSMNADGSKSQSFESMQQMRKVMEQEMKNGKYKANNKGFVFTLMPLYAIGVAVFAVYKFLKIKSQDETGAVKRETSKGTRKPEDTENQLHELEQRLSQTEKMLNSILTQLDPLTNCVESVASEQKNEIMAQLQSIRQLMRKRGMNRPQLNTEEPTCDKKLEDLIQSLKESETECNAKEGEEISDSEENLLEDPNADEVLSDICENEDDESKEDDLSVVSSETQNEDVEATQSVSEELEERGLRRRNKRE, via the exons ATGGGGGTTACCTCCTCTCAGCAGGTCCTGATCGCGTTTTCTTTGGTGATGTTTGCCTTCGTGATTTTCCCTAGAATGTCCGGAGGTGGAACTAAAGATGCGAGAGCGTTCGATGCCCATCAGCCAAGAAAAG TTGAGCTGGGCCCTGGAAGAGGGCACCATTCCAGCATGAATGCAGACGGCTCTAAGAGCCAATCATTTGAAAGCATGCAACAAATGAGAAAAGTCATGGAGCAAGAAATGAAGAACGGAAAATACAAGGCAAACAACAAAGGATTTGTGTTCACACTTATGCCACTCTATGCAATTGGAGTTGCTGTCTTTGCAGTGTACAAGTTTCTTAAG ATAAAGTCACAAGACGAGACGGGAGCAGTCAAGAGGGAAACTTCTAAAGGGACCAGAAAGCCGGAAGACACAG AAAATCAACTGCATGAACTGGAGCAAAGGCTGTCCCAGACGGAAAAGATGCTGAACTCCATACTGACCCAGCTAGATCCATTAACAAACTG tgttgAATCCGTGGCCTCTGAACAGAAGAACGAGATCATGGCGCAGCTCCAGTCCATCAGACAGCTGATGAGAAAGCGAGGCATGAATAGACCCCAGCTAAACACTGAAG AACCAACATGCGATAAGAAGCTTGAAGACCTCATCCAGTCACTAAAGGAAAGTGAGACCGAATGCAATGCGAAGGAGGGTGAGGAGATCAGTGATAGCGAAGAAAATCTGTTGGAGGATCCCAATGCAGACGAAGTTCTGAGTGACATTTGTGAAAATGAAGATGATGAATCTAAAGAGGACGATCTCAGCGTCGTCTCCAGTGAAACTCAAAATGAAGATGTGGAGGCTACTCAAAGTGTCTCTGAAGAGCTGGAGGAGAGGGGACTACGAAGGCGTAACAAGCGTGAATGA
- the LOC117415798 gene encoding GLIPR1-like protein 1, with protein sequence MRYMTWDEALAKTAKAWARTCQFSHNIYLKQAGKVHPTFTPVGENIWVGAPSSTFSVSAAIENWYGEVKDYRYSDRSCSRVCGHYTQVVWAKSYKVGCAVHICPSGITGFNTNSIPDPTIFVCNYGDAGNFPTHPYSTGAECSTCPGETCENKLCKQQTRDQAIGYANWNPDFGSGSDAASSATCNASFLALVLIIAGVYGLQLVFPHVFAYE encoded by the exons ATGCGCTATATG ACCTGGGATGAGGCTTTAGCTAAAACAGCCAAGGCCTGGGCAAGGACCTGCCAGTTTAGCCACAACATATACCTGAAGCAGGCTGGGAAAGTGCATCCGACGTTTACTCCAGTTGGTGAAAACATCTGGGTGGGAGCACCTTCTTCCACCTTCAGTGTGTCAGCTGCAATAGAGAACTGGTATGGTGAAGTGAAAGACTACAGATACAGTGACAGGAGCTGCAGCCGTGTCTGTGGACACTATACTCAG gttgtcTGGGCTAAGAGTTACAAGGTTGGCTGTGCTGTTCACATCTGTCCATCTGGGATTACTGGATTCAATACTAATTCAATTCCTGATCCTACAATCTTTGTCTGTAACTATGGAGATGC AGGGAATTTTCCAACTCATCCTTATTCAACTGGAGCGGAGTGCAGCACATGTCCCGGTGAAACGTGTGAGAATAAGTTGTGCA AACAACAAACTCGAGATCAAGCTATAG GTTATGCCAACTGGAATCCTGACTTCGGTTCTGGTTCTGATGCAGCTTCTTCTGCCACATGCAACGCCAGCTTCCTGGCACTCGTTCTCATCATAGCAGGAGTATACGGACTGCAGCTAGTTTTCCCACACGTGTTTGCTTACGAGTGA